The window CACGAGCATCAGCGCGGCGATCGGGATACTGGGCGGGACCGGAGTGGAGGACTTCATCCAGATCCTGGGTGTGGCCGGGACGGTGGTGAACTACGACTTCATCGGCGCCGACAACACAGGCGCGGAGTTCAC of the Phycisphaerae bacterium genome contains:
- a CDS encoding PEP-CTERM sorting domain-containing protein; the encoded protein is TSISAAIGILGGTGVEDFIQILGVAGTVVNYDFIGADNTGAEFTNVGSFVLPEPASLGLLALGVLGLLRRR